From the genome of Oryza glaberrima chromosome 1, OglaRS2, whole genome shotgun sequence:
ACCTTGCCTTTGGTCAGGGACTGTAAGCACTTTATCCAGAACATGGTAGAACTCCTCCTTAATACTAGTGAAAAATTTGACTTCTGGATTATACTGAATGCTTGGGTTCAGAAAAGCAGCTGCTGAATGAAGAGGTGAATGCAATTCCACCTGCCACTTTTGCTCGACGATATCCAGAAATGACTTGCATTTTCCTTCATCCATTATGTAGTATGTTCTAATAGAGTCCATCACTTTTGTCATAGACTCATATATATAACCAATAGCAGCCTTGCCTCCTGAGACATCCCTCATGACCCTCAATAGAGGTTCAGAAACAGCAGCTATCTCTTCGACTGCTCTCCAAAACTCATCGTCATCAAGGATCTCAACACATGAACTGCTTAAAGACCTGTTTGCATACGAAGAAGATGCATAGTCAGAGCTGTGAAACATTTGCTTTAGCTTTGGTCTGTGCCTCAACAATGATTGCAGTGTGAGAAAATCCGACACACACTTTGTAATTCCTGAACAAACAAGCTCCTGCCCAGCTATGCACTTTCTCATAAGATCAAGAACCCACTTGTTGTTGTAGACAAATCGTGTTATGGTTTGGGCTTGACAGATGCATCGGTTCACCCAATCAATCTTGGAGAAGTCATCCAACATTGAGTTTACACAAGAAGACGCACATGGAGACCAAAAAATGGTGTTATAATTCTGCATGATCAGCTTGTCTACACTGCCGTAGTTTATATTCCGATCAGTGATTATTTGCACCACATTGTCTGGACCAACTTCCCGAATCACATCATCAAAGAGTTCGTACAACTGGTGACTTTTGATGTGTGGAGAAGCATCCACTGTTTTCAGGAAGAATGTCCCTAATGGGGATGATACAGAAAAGTTGATGAGAGCTTTTGATTTGTTATCAGTCCATGAATCAGCTAATATAGTGCAGCCTGTTGTCGCCCAATCCTTTTCAATCTCTTTGGTTTTCTGCAAAACCTCTGACTTGAGCTTGTGCAACCACTTTGTCTTCAAAACCTCGGCTGACGGCCCTCGGAATCCCTGTCCACCAAGTGCCTCCATCATGTGCCGGTATGAAACAGAGTCTGCAATATTGTAGTCCAACTTATTCTCAAAAAAGAATTCAGCTATGCATCGTTCAGCTTCCGATTGTGGTGCTGAGCGAGCCTTGTTTGTCACAGATGATAGCTTCAGTACTGGAGTAGATACTTCCAACGCAAGGAACTGTGTCTGGTCAGAGGTTGAAGTAATAGCAGGAGAAGTAGCTCGCTCTGGAGATGTAGGCTGAGAGGGAAGGTCCCGTATTCTTCTTGGACGCACCGACAATTCAGTGTCACGTTGCCTCTTGAGAACCTGTGTCTCTCTGTGCTCTTCTTTCGCTGCTATGACAGCCTTCACCTTTTCTATGACATCCGGCTTCACCTTGGTGCAAGGATTGACGCCTTTGCTTGAGATTTGAGACAGATGGAACTTGAGTCTGCTTATACCACCATTTAGGACCTTGTAGCAGAACCTGCACCTGACCTTGTTCCCTTCCATCTTGTCACAGTACTCCCAGCAGACATCCCTCTCCCTCACTGAAACATTGAACAGAAATAAGCACAAGCCAGCCAGGAATTCAGCTTCCAGGCACTCACTGCATGAATGGCCTTAGTTACAAATGGTGAATGGAGAGAGTAACATACTTTATGGCGAAGCAGAATCCGGCTTCTTGTTATTAAATATCTGCACAAGAATCATCAGACCCATGAATTTACAGAAAGCTGATGCTTACACTTACGCTTACATATGGTGAGACCTAAGCATCTAGGAACTGGATACATTGCAAGTAGAAAATCAGGAGCTAAAATAAGGCATTTCAAGTTTTCAGCTGCTAGAGGCAGCATAGTATCACATTGTGCATAAACACAAGCGATTCTAATCTTCTTCTTGAACTTAATCGGTAATTCTAAGTTGTTCCCCTTTCATTCAACAGTAGTGAGATGAGCTACTGCTCATTGAGTCGAGTGAACTCAAGAAACGACTCCCCGATTCTGCCATCGATCCTGAAACCTGGAGTACTATGAAACTGTGATGCGGCTATATGGCGGAATCATCAGTACCCCAGTGAAGCAGCAGAAATGGGCACAAAGCTGACATTTCCACCCAATTTTAGTTTCAAATCCACATCTGAACCCAACACAGTAGTAGGCCACAGAAGTGGGCGCGCGATTTAAAACAAAAACATCGATTTAATTCGCGAGAAATAATAACCCGCTCGCGAAATAACGCGAGATCCGGGAGTTGCTCCCCGAGTTGTTCGCCCGTAGGCCgccgggagagggagaaggcgaGGCGCCCGCTGGCTGACCTGAGCAAGCGTGGGAGCGAGCGGCGCAGGGCGGGGGAGGAGTAGGATCTCGCTGGAGTGGTTTCTCTCctctgctcttcttcttcttcttcttctccccccgATTTTCTCGTCTCCTGGTCGGGAACTCGGGGAGGTAGGTTTGGgggcaagccgccgccgcgtcgtcgcgaGCGGAGTCGttggggaagagaggagaggagcgtgCTGGATCCGATCCAATGGGTGGATGGATGAGCTCGCGGACGCGAGATGCCACGAGATGGACGGCCACGCTCCGGtccgcgagagagagagagagagagagataacgTCACGTCACGTctcgggaaaaaaaataatcgggAGAAGTTACGCGAGCAGAGTATACCTTTTTTCCCCTCAAAATGGGCCATCAGAACGTGGGCCTCCAGCCTCCAACCCAACGGTTGGCCCAAACAGCGGCCGGAGCGCAGCATCGCTGTTCGCTTCTCCGCGGGCGCCGCGCCGGcacccggggggggggggggggggggggggggggggtggcgccGCGCGGCGGAAGGGCTCTCATCTAGACTAAGACCAGCCACGTGTGCACGGACGTCAGGGCATCTACCGGCGGTGAGGTGCGGGCTCCGGCGAGGGCGGGCCATGGGTGGTTAGTCCACGCAGGGTGCATGACCGGGAGGTGTTTGACGAAATGCCTCAACAAAGATGGCAAAGGACAGAAGGTGTTCGAAGAATGGATTGCTTTGAAGGTTGGATGGAGGTGGTGTCCTACTGTCCTGATAGGGTCGCCTTACTGCAACGGTGCTACCTCTAACCAACTGGTACACGTTCTCAAGGAAGCGCACAACTGGTACGTGGTTATCTTTACTCATGCACAGTTAAGACAATATTGTGTCGTTGACCTGCATGTTTTGAATCATGCTGGAAACATGTGGTTTAGTGATACAATCTTGTTGCAATCTGTAGTTTTTCTGATATTGTTTATATGGTAACGTCTCCACAAATAGCTTTGTGTTATTTACACTATTTATGAGTTTGTATGTGATTATATTTATCTCTCCATGGttacttgcaagttgcaacatcGCTATCATCCAGCATAGCTACTATATTGCCATCCGTTTCACCTAGCTGCCTCCCAACCAAATGTTTCGCCTCAAAACAGGCCAAATGTTCGATCTTCTAATAATCCTTTAAAAATAACTCGTTGTCCATCCAGCAAAGTTTATCTTAGTATGAACATCAGCGATTAGAAGAAGGGCCGAAGGGAAAGACTCCAAAGTCCAAAACTCCAAACATATTTTCCACTAAGATTAGGACTTGCCACTAAATTATAGACACTTTTTTGACTCTTGACCTTAAAAGTTAAAAGTGACTCACATCCTTGACTTAATTTGTTATCCATCTTGGTCTTGGGCTTTTGGTGTCatgtttttcctattttgcT
Proteins encoded in this window:
- the LOC127760581 gene encoding uncharacterized protein LOC127760581, whose product is MRERDVCWEYCDKMEGNKVRCRFCYKVLNGGISRLKFHLSQISSKGVNPCTKVKPDVIEKVKAVIAAKEEHRETQVLKRQRDTELSVRPRRIRDLPSQPTSPERATSPAITSTSDQTQFLALEVSTPVLKLSSVTNKARSAPQSEAERCIAEFFFENKLDYNIADSVSYRHMMEALGGQGFRGPSAEVLKTKWLHKLKSEVLQKTKEIEKDWATTGCTILADSWTDNKSKALINFSVSSPLGTFFLKTVDASPHIKSHQLYELFDDVIREVGPDNVVQIITDRNINYGSVDKLIMQNYNTIFWSPCASSCVNSMLDDFSKIDWVNRCICQAQTITRFVYNNKWVLDLMRKCIAGQELVCSGITKCVSDFLTLQSLLRHRPKLKQMFHSSDYASSSYANRSLSSSCVEILDDDEFWRAVEEIAAVSEPLLRVMRDVSGGKAAIGYIYESMTKVMDSIRTYYIMDEGKCKSFLDIVEQKWQVELHSPLHSAAAFLNPSIQYNPEVKFFTSIKEEFYHVLDKVLTVPDQRQGITVELHAFRKAQGMFGSNIAKEARNNTSPGMWWEQYGDSAPSLQHAAVRIVSQVCSTLTFQRDWSIIVRNHSEKRNKLDKEALADQAYVHYNFMLHSDSKMKKGDGDPIALDAIDMTSPWVEDSDSPNLAQWLDRFPSALDGDLNTRQFGGSIFGTNDTLFGL